The following are from one region of the Haloactinomyces albus genome:
- a CDS encoding GroES family chaperonin: MTDAKLEIQMLHDRVMVQVSEDSGERRSSGGIVIPATAQVAKRLVWGEVFGVGSHARSVQVGDRVLFNPEEQFEVEVQGRMYLVLRERDLHAVASERTEQGTGLYL; encoded by the coding sequence GTGACCGATGCCAAGCTTGAGATCCAGATGCTGCACGACCGGGTCATGGTGCAGGTCTCCGAAGATTCCGGGGAGCGCCGCAGCAGCGGCGGCATTGTGATCCCTGCCACTGCCCAGGTGGCCAAGCGACTGGTCTGGGGAGAGGTTTTCGGAGTCGGCAGCCACGCCCGGTCGGTCCAGGTCGGAGATCGGGTGCTGTTCAACCCCGAGGAGCAGTTCGAGGTCGAGGTGCAGGGCCGGATGTATCTGGTGCTGCGGGAACGGGACTTGCACGCCGTGGCCTCGGAACGCACCGAACAGGGCACCGGCCTGTACCTGTGA